In Phycisphaerae bacterium RAS1, the genomic window CATGGCAATGTTGACATATGCGCGGCCATTGATGGCTATTGGCGTTCTGTTCTGTGCAGGATCCGCCACGGCGCAGTATACGTTCACACCGCCTGGCGGAGCGACGAGCGGAGACTGGAACAATGTCTTGAATTGGGAGCCACAGGACGTGCCGGGGCCCGGCTCCACCGCTACCATCCCCGGTGGGAAGACGTGCAGAGTAGAAGCTATCCCTAAACCTGTCGAATCAACAGAATGGTGCATGCCAGGTGCAGAAAGCCGCGGAACAACTTGGTGGACTTTTCCCAGCGGATGCACAAGCGGCGGAAGTGTTGAATCCAGGCAATGGTGCGCTCCACGGTCCAGCGACGCTTGTATCTTCGCAGCGGCCGGCCATCCTGTGTGATGTTGACGCGGTTGGAGCGATGCGGCGCGATCAGCTCCGTCCCGCGCTGCGCCAGCTCTGCCGCCAGCCCGTCGTCGTCGTACGCTTTGTCGCCGATCACCCGCTCGGGCACGCCGCTGGTCAGCATGAAGTCGAACAGCCGCTGCACCAGTCGGCTCTCGTGCGGCGTGGCCGACATCGTGTCGATCGACACCGGCAACCCCTGGGCATCCACCAGAATCATGATTTTCACCCCTTTTCCGGCCTTCGTGAGCCCCACGCCGTCGCCGCCGCCCTTGGCTTTCGAGAACATGCCGTCCATGAAACACTCGTACAGCCGGAAGCCGTCGCGCTCCTCGACCACGCGGCCGGCCTCGCGCAGCACGCGTTCAAAGACGCCGTCCCGCACCCAGCGCTGAAAGTGCCGATGCACGGCGCTCTTGGCCCCGAACGCCCGAGGCAAGTCCTTCCACTTGGCCCCGTTGTCCAGAATCCAGAAGATGCCGCGCAGCACCCTGGCCTTGTCCAACGCAGGCCGACCGCCCTTGGCACTGATCGGCGGATCGGGAATCCGTTCCAACAGCCAACTACACACATCATCCGTGAGCGTCAACATGTTGTGTATTATACATCTGAATGCCACAATATGCCAGTTTAGGGATAGGTTCTAGAAAGTTCCGATCAGTCCGTCGGAAAACTCACGATCGAAAAGGGCGGCAAAGTGGAGATCATGGACCGTACGCTCGAGATCAGCGCCAGCGGTCCCACCGGGACGCGGCTTGTCCTCGACGGCGAGCTGATGTTCAAGCCCGGAACTGCGAGCGGTCCGCCGCGCCTGCAGATCGCGGCCCCCAGCGACACATACACGATCACGGGCGGAGGGACGATCAACGCGCGGCGGTCGGACGGCGCGGCTGCTTGCATCATCGAGCGGACCGGGGCCGATCCGACGCAAATCGTGAACGTTCAGTACGTCACCATCGTCGGGTCGGTCACGTGGCAGGTTCCCTGTTCGTTATTCTACTGCACCATGCTCGTGGATCGAGCAGACGACGAAATGTACATCACTCGTCGTTTTGGGATCGGCGCGCTGTCTAAGCTGCAGGTCTCAGCCGGTCGTATGCAGTTATACAGCAGTTGCAGCACCACGTTCAGCGGACGTACGCTGGAATTTGTGCTGTCGGGCGGGCGGCTCGTGTTCGGCCCCACCGGCAGCTTTGCGCCGGATGTGTACGAGAATCATGCGACTAAGTTGACGATGACGGGCGGCGTCCTGGACATTGATCAGACGGTCAACATGAAAGGCGGCGCGACGATCAGCGGCGGCAAGATCGAAATAGCGCCCGACAAGGTACTTTGTTTGGAGAACGTGCCGCCGTACTAATAGGCGTCTCGCTGGAAGTCGCGGGGGCGTTGTCAGAGGCTTGTTGGCCGTTTCTGCCGGAGATGATAGGCGCTGTCGGGGCGAAGCCGGTATGGCGCGCCGAGATGGGTCAAACCGTCGCGGCCGGCCGGTTGATTGAGACCGGCCGGCCGCTGCGCGCTGGGAGGCGCTGTCAGAGGTTCGTTGCGTTTCGTAGCGTCGGACCTCCGCGTCCGACGGCGAACCGGGGCGAATCGAGGCGAATTCAAGATCGCGGGCGAAGACGCCGTCGGACGCGGAGGTCCGACGCTACGGTCGTCGCTACTCCAGAAAGTCCCTCAGCTTCTCGTACAGCTCGGGCTTGTCCTTCTGCAGCTTGGCCTTGCTCTCAAACTCGTACGTCGCCTTGCGGCCGCGCTCGCGGACGGTCACCTTCACGCTGCCGTTGTCCGCGACCGTGACCGAGAGCACCTGAACTCCATCGCCCGCCTTGCCGCGCGGGGCGGTCTGCGCACCGGCCTCGTCCCGGTTCGAGCCGCCGCGGTCCGGCGCGCCTTGCCGGCGCAGCTCGTCGCGCTGCTGCCGCAGCTTCTCGGCCTCGAGTCGGAACTGCTCCGCCTGCTCG contains:
- a CDS encoding Transposase DDE domain protein, with amino-acid sequence MLTLTDDVCSWLLERIPDPPISAKGGRPALDKARVLRGIFWILDNGAKWKDLPRAFGAKSAVHRHFQRWVRDGVFERVLREAGRVVEERDGFRLYECFMDGMFSKAKGGGDGVGLTKAGKGVKIMILVDAQGLPVSIDTMSATPHESRLVQRLFDFMLTSGVPERVIGDKAYDDDGLAAELAQRGTELIAPHRSNRVNITQDGRPLRRYKRRWTVERTIAWIQHFRRLCIRWEKSTKLFRGFLHLACTILLIRQV